tatgggagcatttgttcccttacctcagggctgaactgcagctgcactagagctggaaagtaggataggattgtgccctaaaagccCACCATTCTGCTTCCAAGTGGGAACAGCCAGATGTttcagggaagccctccagcagAACAACAATCCTCCTCTCTTGCTCACCTCCATCACCTGATACTCAGAGATAGACTGCACTCATACATGGAAGCTTTACCTATCATAGCTAACGAAAGCTACTGTGCAATTTGCATCATCCTTTTTTCACTTCTCCACACGTACCTGCTTTTGATGGAGGCCTTCCCCTCCTATGATAAATTTCATCCTGGGGCTGGCTCCCACCCACTCCTTCTTTCCCTGATAAAACATGAGCACGGCGAGCTGCAGAGGGCCGAGGAACCGTTCCACATTCTCTTGAAAAGTCAGCGTAAATCTGAGCTTCGTCTCGGCCTCCCATTTCACTATCGGAAGAAAAGGAACTGGGGTTAAGCAGATCTTTCTGCTGTAGAAACTTGTTCTTCACTTTAAAAGGAAACACAGGTACATACAGACCCCCAAACCCTTTAACTCCCCCTATTTACCTGGAGCCATTCTTATTTTCTGTGTCTTTTAAACAGAGCTCCAGCTTCATTAACTCAGGCTGACAGCAACTAAGTAagggctttttttcccctgccgcTCGGATATGAATTATGAGGGCCTCCTCAACTGTTGTGTTCTGAgaaatcttttttaaaatctttcccCCAATCATGTAGCATTTTACACACCTACCCTAAAGCTATCCCTCTACTTCTGAACTCACTCCACTTTGCATCCCTTCATGTTTGCATCCCTAACAGGTTCTGTGGATGAACATGCCAAAACTGTCCAGGGCAGATCTGTGAGGAAACACAGCTGATGTTTTTTGGAACCAAGTTCCTACCGAGAAGTGCCACACATTTGCTGAACCCTGCCTTGCGCGTTGCAGCCCTTTGACCTACTCAGCTTTCAGCAACATGGGAAACTATTGCAGACGCTGAAACTATTGCCTGGCACTGAAATTATGGACTAGAAAATGGCTTTCTAAGCATTTATATGTCAGAACAATTGACTAGATTGTCTCCCAAAAGACTTGCAACTATTAATCTATTGTTTCTGGTAAAATTGCCTTCACCTGTCCTGAACAGAggtgaggaaggaaagaaggctgAGGAGAAAGGTGAGAAAAGTAAAAGTAAAGTTCAGAGTAAAATCACTATTGAACTAGGATGTTCTGCCTGACTTATTCAGTTTCATTCTCTGATGCAACAGAAAATGATTTGATACAGTTATATAGTTCCTATAAGTTAGAAAAATCATGACAATTATTAGTTCTTCCATTCTGCATCTACCTTCCTCCAGATGAAGCAGGAGAAAATGGTTCTCCCTTGGATTAGCCAGATGATCACTGATGCGCTGAAGAGATGAGAGGACACCATGTGGGACCTCTGAGGGACAtatgccaaagatctccagctcCCCTTCATCCCATGTGGATTTGCTCAGGGCTTTCAAGAAACCACTGTCGTAGCTAGTGAGGAGACCCACCACCTCTAGATGGTTGGGACCCCAGATGCTCCCACCATCTAATTTCACCCTACACACAggctcctccagccctctgaggGACAAAGATTGGAAACCAAATCCAGGCCTTGagtgcttctcctcttcccttgcaAAATGTTGATGAAGTTGATTCCTTTCTGAATTgtcttctgaggtctctggaacAATGAAGATCTTTGCTTGTGGTCCTCTGAAGTCTGTcatgcctgcagcctctgtgatttcttcctcctctttggTTTGGGATTCTCTTAAGGGTGAAACCTCAGATTCTTGCTGGGGTTGTTCTCCAGGAAGGACACCCTCCCTAGACACAGAGACAGACCTGAACAACAGTAACAGACCCAAAAGAACGCTTTTGAGGGTAAACTTCATGATGGACTTCTCCAAAGAGTTAAAGGTTTATCCAAAATTCATCCACGAAGTTCAGAATCAGGCAACAACATCCTTGAAAAGATGAGAGAAAAATCCGCACAGAGCAGGCCCAGTACCTCTCTCTTTAAAGCTGTGTGTCCTTGAGTTGACAATACACAACGCACCTCCCTCAAGGAATTCACAAGCACAAAGTGTTGCACAGGAGGGAGGGCCAGCTCAAAGAAGCTTTTCTGTTCTATTTTCAGCTTTCAGTATCTCTTGAGTCTGGATGTTTTAGAAAATCTAAGCCATCAGAATGGACTCAACCTTGACTTCAAATGCTTCCCCCCTCAGCATCCCCCAAAAGGATTGAAGAGGGGGAATACCCAAAGTCTAGACTTGAGAATCTGGTGAGATTGATACAGAGGACTCTTACCATCAACAagaatttgtcttttaaaaattggtcTTACACGGCTCATGTACGGTATCTATAGAAAGATGACAACATAAACCCATTAATATACCTGAAGTCCACCTAGTTCAGCATGCTGTGTCCCATAATGATCCATCTGATGCCTCCTTGAGGCAACAGCTCTCCTTTTCAGCATCTAGCAgaagtagactgcctctgaacatgaaggtTTTGTTCAACAGTTCCATTTctggactatttatttatttgaaatatttctatcccacctttccttccaTAAAAATGGGAGAGCCAAGGCAGTTAACAAAAAAGAGTAAAATACgatacattaagggcgcaatcctaaccccttatgccagtgcttcccagcactggcatagcggttccaatgggacgtgtgctgcatcctgcagctgggtattactcacagaggcctcctcaaagggaatgtttgttcccttacctcagttgcactgtccttatgtcagtgctggaaaacactgacctaaggggttaggattgcgccctaaatgtcatAATAGCTAAAAAGCAGTAGAATACTCTCCAGAGCAATCCAGTTTACATCCATTGAACCGCAACTAAAACCAGAGAAGCAGCCTGTGGGGTATGGAAGGTCTTTAGTCCCCATTGGAAGGCTGACAGGATGGATGCAGATCTTGACTCAGAAGGGCGTTCCAAAGCTGAGGTGCCACTCAAGAGAAGGCTCTTCCCCTTGTGGCCATCAACCTGGCCTCAGCTGGGGTGACACATGCAGCAGGGCCTCCTCTGATGACCTTTGAGAGCAAGTTAGTGGGTATGGAAGATAGCAGTCCTTCAGATACTGTGATTCCAAACTGCCTAGGGCTTTAAAagcaaaaccagcaccttgagttgTGCTTAGAAATGAACCGGCAGCCAGCATCCACCGGAGAACAAGCGCAACAGAATCAAACCACTGAGCCCTGGCCACCAGATGGGCCACTGTGTTCTGTATCAATTGCATTTTTTGGACAGTCTTTGGGGGCAACCCCATGTATAGTGCATTACAATACTGGTCTTGAGGTTAGCAAGGCATGGACTGCTATGGTTAGGTCCATCTGACTCAAATATGGCTACTAGTGCACCAGTCTTAgctgggcaacccccccccccacaagcattGTTGCCAGTAGGAGATCCAGGAGTAATGAATCCATGAGGACCCCCAGCTGAGAATCTGGTTCTGTAAAGGgcatgcaaccccattcagagcagattGGTAGTCAATTACCTTTATAATTGGTTACTGAACCAAGAGGACATTAATTTCAGTTTACTCACCTGTCCCCAAGCAcctccaggcagcattctgggATTAGCCACCACCCTGGGATTAGTCAGCATGGAAAGACAGCTGGGTGACATCTACATACTGATGATGCCCCATTCCCCAAcaccagatgacctctcccagcaatTTCAAGCATATGTTAAAAATAGGGATAGGATAGAATCCAGTGGCACCTTGCATGTCAAAATCCAGGGTGCCGAATAGGTGTCCCCCAGTAACACTTTCTGAAATCTGTCAGCAATGAAGGgatggaaccactgcaaaatagTGTCCCTGAGTCCCAACCTGGACAATTGAACCAGGAGGATATCATGGTTGAGGGTACTGAAAGCTGCTAAGAGGGCCAGTATGACCAACAGGGCGCACTTCTCCATAAGTCCTCAGGGAAGATCACCCACCACGGCTGTTTCTGCCTGGTCTGAAGTCAGATTGAAAGGGGACCAGATAATCAGTTTCATCCAGGACCCCCTGGAGCCCTGGATACCATCACCCATTCAATCACATTGTTCAAAAATGGGAGGTTTCAGACTGGCTGGCAATTACCCAACACAGTAGACTCCAGGGTTTCCTCAGAAGAGGACAAATTTATGCCAGTTTTAAGGATGCCAGCAACACCCTCTCCATCAGAGATTGATTAATTACCATCCACTTGGCCAGCCCAAGCAGATCTGAGCCAATATGTGATGATGGACAGTGGCTTAGCTTAAAAACATTATTCGATAAATTGATAGAAGAGAGATCTATCAACAAATACAATGGCTAAATGCACTTCCTTGTACAGGAACACATCTAGCTACTAGTTTGTAACTTAACTACTGCCCAGTCTTcacaacaggggtctccaaatcccagcccgggggccagatgtggcccatggccagcctctgctctcctgagatcctctggcccagttgaccaaacacaaccagagttgtgcttgtgggatgagggaataggggtccatttaagtgagtgctttatttcttgggctgtgttggtgcttggagaaatcctgggcatttgagcccattcattcatttaagttccacctctaatgtatttctttaaattttatatttattttttttccagccctcgacccCTGTACCAGAtacttgatgcggccctttggctgaaaagacTAGAGACTCCTGCTTCACAATAACCCATCCTCAGGATTCCATCCCCAGTGctttctgcatgagtcactgctctggGTGTACCTCTGATTGAAAGGAGGCAACCTCAGGGCAGTAACTCACGCAGAGCATCTGCAGCAGCCCTATGGGAACTTCTCAATTATTTTACTCATTCATTCCTCAGGGTGCACTGAGAATTACTGATTTAAAAGGCATTGGGTAAGTGGAGCTTCCCACATACACAATCAGGTCTTTGCCGACACTGCTGTTTGATTTTGCTCAGCAAAATCATGAAAGGCAAGCCATACAATGGAGTCTAAAGAGAAAGTCTTTTTAATGAATCGACAGGAATTCAAACAAGAGCAAtgggtgcattttttaaaaaaaattataacaaaCAGGATCACGGTGTTGCGCCTTAAGTGACGCCAAGAGTCCCAGACAAGACATCTTTTTAATTGGTGGGTGGTGGCGGAGGGATGCTCCCAGGCCCCTCTGTGGGGAGAGGAGGTCTCAACATTGGAGGCattggagcaggaggaggaacaccGGGAGCTGGTGGGAGCTGTGGCGGCCCTGGAGGCAAGGGCATGGGCCCTGTGGGAGGCGGCATTGGTGGCATGGCCATGCCACCAGGAGGCGGTGGTGGCAGGGCATCCGGAAGCGGTGGCCGAGGAGGCAAGCCATTcatgaggggtggtggtggtggcctcTTCACGGTGGCGGGTCCAGCAGGGATGCTTTGGGGCACAGGGGGCTTCTCCATCTTGAAATGGAACTGAAGGAAGAACTAGAAGTGAAGGAAAAGGGAAGGGCAGGGATAACATTACTGAAAACAGTGAGTTGTAATGGACAGAGGGACAGGATGGAACTCCCTAAATGCATCTTTGAGCTGTGAGGGTGAACACGATTTGAATGCAGAAGGCCCCGAGTTCAATTAAAGGGTCTCAGGCAGTAGAACAAGGAAAGGCCTCTTATGTGCCAGAGAacttggaaagccactgccaggtaGAATTAATGGTAATGGGCTAGATCAGGGTCCCCAAACTAAACCTGCAAGGCACACCTGGAGCACCAACACATTTTGATCAGCCCACTGAGCCCAGTGGCACACCCActcctttctcttctctccccatcccctATGCCACCTTGCACCTTCCTTCTCCTGCTAGATGAAGCAAATACTGGGCTGAGTTGCGCTTACTCGGAGAGAGATGGCAAGTAACCCTGCAGCCACAAATATTTGTCTCTTGTTGTGAACACTCTTACAGTTATGTATAACTGACCTGATCCAGCCCAGCAAGAGGAAGCCTGAGTGATGTGGGCCTGGCAGCTGAAAAGCTGGGGATCCTGGGCTAAATAGGTCAATAGTTTAAATCAGGGGCATCCAAACTTGTGGACCTGTCCAGGCCTgatttactatttatttatttattattttatttttcacattctaataccgcccttcctccaaagagctcagggcggtttacacagctgctcctcccctctttcttgccctcacaacaaccctgtgaggtaggtgaggctgagagaaagtgactggcccaaggtcacccaggaagctttttttgtggctgaggggggatttcaACTGGGATcatccaagtctaagtccacctcccaaaccactacaccaccctggctctctattgCCTATTGAAGCTTGATGGCATGCAGCCAGAGGAGATAACCACACTGTGAAAACATCTGGTAACTGAGGATTCTATGATTCACAGAATATATTTgtcaaaccccattgaaaaataaTGGTTCAGACTAGTCTGCCCATGTAAATCGCCTTAAATGCTGTCTAAACAACagagaaaggcgatatataaatactgaaatagaCTACGGCCTGCGGTACCAAACCATCTTAAGTGTGGCAGCGGCAAAGCTTTACCGATCCACCCCACCATGTCCTGTCTATGCACCTGATATGTGCAAAAACTCATGcccagcagctgcttccactgccaacAGCCgagaaggctctgtgccctgaGGGAAGCGGCTGCCTGAGTTTCTGCATGGATCGGTCATGGCAGGGTGGACTGTTAAGGCTTTGCCTCCACACTGCTGCATCCAAGATGATTTTCTTTGCATTTTATACATTCTGCCCTTGAGGGCGAAAAATGCAATCTTCACGTGAAAAAGGTATATCTGGTATCTTTGAGCACAAGACTGCTGGGATAGACAGCAAGGAAAGGTTGTTGGAAATGGCCTGCTTGTGGGCTGCCTAGAGGCATCTAGCTGGCCACAGCTGTAGCCAAAATGGACTCCAGTCAGGTGGATCTGGCTCTATGCCTGAGTTCATGCAAATCATTCTCCCTCAGCCTACATTCCCAACCTGAACTGACTTCACAAGCTGCTCTGTAAGACTGCTGTCCTGGTGAATGAGATTCTTACTCTTAAAAACTTAATCATTTTGCACTGTAAGAAGTTGCTGCAGCCATAGTGTTAGACGGCTCCAAGCAAATAGAGATTCAAAGCCACCAGCCCTACTTACCTGCTTTGTTTCTCGGTTCCAGTGCGTCCAGAATTTCCCTTCAGCTTTGTCAATCTCTCGGCTGGGCACCTTGCAGGAAAGGAAATCCATTAGTAGCAACCACAAACCTACTGGGTTTCAGGACACTGAGGATAAAGCTCAGCTActcagggggtgggggaaacttTAGCAGACATGGTGATCTAAAGAAGGAGAACAGAATCTCATCTCTCAAGAAAGAGAAGGGGAGACCACTGATGTGGCTCTGATCTTCAATTCTAAAAGCGACCAGGGAAATCATAACATTGTGGAAAGGCAGGGGATATgcctcttgggcagcccaatcccacccagcTCTGGTGCAACGGGGCACATGGCCCATGTGTACTCAGTGCTGGAATTAAGCTGGCTGGAAGTCTttccaggataagggaacatgtgttcccttactccatgtagagccccagcctgctcaatggggctacttggatctctgccagcaaaatcactggcataaaccccgtgtagggcttccaggcccaggaaggaggttagaatATGACAGAGTTCTTTTCTGCCGATCCcatcccctcctaggcctgatccaccccctgtccagtccccggccccattacaccccctctccaccctccctgcacccctgTGTGACTCGATGCTGAACTCACCAGCACCTGTCAATGTGGATTAAGTGCTGGATTCCTgagtcatcacaaatgtgctttatggcatgtttgcaaaggCCCTAGTGATCcacaggattggaccataaaaCAACAAACCAACCCTGATTCTCAGTTTAAGTACATCAtactttgctttaaaaaagtttCTGCCAGGATCTCCTTTGCCAACATCTAATGGTAAATACCCTCGGAATATTAGCCAAGTGCTCTTAAGACAAGACAGCCAACTATTTTGCAAATGCAAAAAAGCCTTCTTGTGTCTaaaagattaagagcccaatcctgagctcttagcgcCGGTCCACTGCTGGCACTGAGTgacacaaacgtgctgtaagacacACCTGCAGCTCTCAGAgctggtccagcactggtgctagctcaatgccagctggtgctggactagctACCAGTGCACTGCTGGTGTTGTGACGCTCTGTGGTCGCCTGAattgccaggtggtggagaggtagatggggctgtggggggaggcgggaaggaggcattccagggtggagggtgGAGGAACTGGTCAGGAGGGAGGcaagactggaggagctctgctcaagggttgctgcagaatccagtatccccactgcggggctacttgccttacccgagggaagaggacgaaagtcccattcccccctcccctgaggagccactggcagctgccttgtTGCACACAGGATGTCGCAGCACTCCCAGTGCAATGGGAAGCTCAGATTTGGGCTATAATACATTTATTGTGGCAGCAGCTATTTGGAAGCCTTTGACATGCATCACCCCATCTGACTGTATCTGGCAATTAACATGCTGCAAGAGAGCTGAATGGTGATTGACAGTTGACGTGCAACAGCATTTACTAAATTGTTTACTTAACATTATTCAGCAGTCAGAAAGCATGTTCTTGAAAACATGGGGGAAAAACCAAACCTGCAGAATAATATTTTGAAATTCAGACAGCAAGTTTTTCTGGGTTGTAATTCAGTATCAAAAGACAAATTTCTAGATTTACTGGATTGGATGTCTTTGTGCCCCACCATTTCATTTCTCCTCTATTCCACAGCTAACCTGGAGCAGTGAGGTCCACCTACCACCCTCATCTTTCTCTATTCAAGCCAGATCCAGCCCTTCCTCTCAGGGCCTGCCCAAATATGGCACTCCCGACACTGTGCTCCGGCTTCCCAAAACTCCGCCCAGCAGTCACCTTGAAAGCAATGGTCTCATAGGGCTCGGCTGCCATCAAGAGGTACTGCCAACGCCGGTCAGGAGGCTCGATCCTCTGTTCGTATGCCGACATGAAGCGATGCCTGGGCATGATACTTTCAGCAATTTCAGGGTAGTCAATCTGCATTGGAGAGAAAGAGTCAAAGTGGTCAGCTCTGTCTTGCTGGACTGCCAGCTTATTACATTTTTTATTCCATGGAAGACAAGGCAGCATGCATGGCGTTTCTCCTGTCAGCATTCTGTGAAGCAGTCTaagcttgctctctctctctctctctctcacacacacacaca
The DNA window shown above is from Tiliqua scincoides isolate rTilSci1 chromosome 8, rTilSci1.hap2, whole genome shotgun sequence and carries:
- the SF3A2 gene encoding splicing factor 3A subunit 2, with product MDFQHRPGGKTGSGGVASASESNRDRRERLRQLALETIDINKDPYFMKNHLGSYECKLCLTLHNNEGSYLAHTQGKKHQTNLARRAAKEAKEAPAQPAPEKVKVEVKKFVKIGRPGYKVTKQRDPETGQQSLLFQIDYPEIAESIMPRHRFMSAYEQRIEPPDRRWQYLLMAAEPYETIAFKVPSREIDKAEGKFWTHWNRETKQFFLQFHFKMEKPPVPQSIPAGPATVKRPPPPPLMNGLPPRPPLPDALPPPPPGGMAMPPMPPPTGPMPLPPGPPQLPPAPGVPPPAPMPPMLRPPLPTEGPGSIPPPPPTN